From a region of the Globicephala melas chromosome 19, mGloMel1.2, whole genome shotgun sequence genome:
- the DPF1 gene encoding zinc finger protein neuro-d4 isoform X5: MATAIQNPLKSLGEDFYREAIEHCRSYNARLCAERSLRLPFLDSQTGVAQNNCYIWMEKTHRGPGLAPGQIYTYPARCWRKKRRLNILEDPRLRPCEYKIDCEAPLKKEGGLPEGPVLEALLCAETGEKKIELKEEETIMDCQKQQLLEFPHDLEVEDLEDDIPRRKNRAKGKAYGIGGLRKRQDTASLEDRDKPYVCDICGKRYKNRPGLSYHYTHTHLAEEEGEENAERHALPFHRKNNHKQFYKELAWVPEAQRKHTAKKAPDGTVIPNGYCDFCLGGSKKTGCPEDLISCADCGRSGHPSCLQFTVNMTAAVRTYRWQCIECKSCSLCGTSENDGASWAGLTSQDQLLFCDDCDRGYHMYCLSPPMAEPPEGSWSCHLCLRHLKEKASAYITLT, translated from the exons CCTAGGCGAGGACTTCTACCGAGAAGCCATCGAGCACTGCCGCAGCTACAACGCGCGCCTGTGCGCCGAGCGCAGCCTGCGCCTGCCGTTCCTCGACTCGCAGACCGGCGTGGCCCAGAACAACTGCTACATCTGGATGGAGAAGACCCACCGCGGCCCGG GTTTGGCCCCGGGACAGATTTACACGTACCCCGCCCGCTGTTGGAGAAAGAAACGGAGACTCAACATCCTGGAAGACCCCAGACTCCGGCCCTGCGAGTATAAGATTG ACTGTGAGGCGCCATTGAAGAAGGAGGGCGGCCTCCCAGAAGGGCCGGTCCTTGAGGCTCTACTGTGTGCTGAGACAGGGGAGAAGAAGATAGAGCTGAAGGAGGAGGAGACCATTATGGACTGCCAG AAACAGCAGCTGCTGGAGTTTCCACATGATCTTGAAGTGGAAGACTTGGAGGATGACATTCCCAGGAGGAAGAACAGGGCCAAAGGAAAG GCATATGGCATCGGGGGTCTCCGGAAACGCCAGGACACCGCTTCCCTGGAGGACCGAGACAAGCCGTATGTCTGTGATA TCTGTGGGAAACGGTATAAGAACCGGCCAGGGCTCAGCTACCACTACACCCACACCCACCTggctgaggaggagggggaggagaacgCCGAACGCCACGCCCTGCCCTTCCACCGGAAAAACAACCATAAAC agttttACAAAGAATTGGCCTGGGTCcctgaggcacagaggaaacaCACAG CCAAGAAGGCGCCTGATGGCACTGTCATCCCCAACGGCTACTGTGACTTCTGCCTGGGTGGCTCCAAGAAGACGGGGTGTCCCGAGGACCTCATCTCCTGTGCCGACTGTGGGCGATCAG GACACCCCTCGTGTTTACAGTTCACGGTGAACATGACGGCAGCTGTGCGGACCTACCGCTGGCAGTGCATCGAGTGCaagtcctgcagcctgtgtggCACCTCGGAGAACGAC GGTGCCAGCTGGGCGGGTCTCACCTCCCAGGACCAGCTGCTGTTTTGTGACGACTGCGATCGGGGTTACCACATGTACTGCCTGAGTCCCCCCATGGCGGAGCCCCCGGAAG GGAGCTGGAGTTGTCACCTCTGTCTTCGGCACCTGAAAGAGAAGGCCTCTGCCTACATCACCCTCACCTAG
- the DPF1 gene encoding zinc finger protein neuro-d4 isoform X3, translating into MGGLSARPSAGRTGPAGTCWGQDPGSKMATVIPGPLSLGEDFYREAIEHCRSYNARLCAERSLRLPFLDSQTGVAQNNCYIWMEKTHRGPGLAPGQIYTYPARCWRKKRRLNILEDPRLRPCEYKIDCEAPLKKEGGLPEGPVLEALLCAETGEKKIELKEEETIMDCQKQQLLEFPHDLEVEDLEDDIPRRKNRAKGKAYGIGGLRKRQDTASLEDRDKPYVCDICGKRYKNRPGLSYHYTHTHLAEEEGEENAERHALPFHRKNNHKQFYKELAWVPEAQRKHTAKKAPDGTVIPNGYCDFCLGGSKKTGCPEDLISCADCGRSGHPSCLQFTVNMTAAVRTYRWQCIECKSCSLCGTSENDGASWAGLTSQDQLLFCDDCDRGYHMYCLSPPMAEPPEGSWSCHLCLRHLKEKASAYITLT; encoded by the exons ATGGGCGGCCTCAGCGCCCGCCCGAGCGCTGGGAGGACCGGCCCGGCGGGGACCTGCTGGGGGCAGGACCCTGGGAGCAAGATGGCCACGGTCATCCCCGGCCCCCTGAG CCTAGGCGAGGACTTCTACCGAGAAGCCATCGAGCACTGCCGCAGCTACAACGCGCGCCTGTGCGCCGAGCGCAGCCTGCGCCTGCCGTTCCTCGACTCGCAGACCGGCGTGGCCCAGAACAACTGCTACATCTGGATGGAGAAGACCCACCGCGGCCCGG GTTTGGCCCCGGGACAGATTTACACGTACCCCGCCCGCTGTTGGAGAAAGAAACGGAGACTCAACATCCTGGAAGACCCCAGACTCCGGCCCTGCGAGTATAAGATTG ACTGTGAGGCGCCATTGAAGAAGGAGGGCGGCCTCCCAGAAGGGCCGGTCCTTGAGGCTCTACTGTGTGCTGAGACAGGGGAGAAGAAGATAGAGCTGAAGGAGGAGGAGACCATTATGGACTGCCAG AAACAGCAGCTGCTGGAGTTTCCACATGATCTTGAAGTGGAAGACTTGGAGGATGACATTCCCAGGAGGAAGAACAGGGCCAAAGGAAAG GCATATGGCATCGGGGGTCTCCGGAAACGCCAGGACACCGCTTCCCTGGAGGACCGAGACAAGCCGTATGTCTGTGATA TCTGTGGGAAACGGTATAAGAACCGGCCAGGGCTCAGCTACCACTACACCCACACCCACCTggctgaggaggagggggaggagaacgCCGAACGCCACGCCCTGCCCTTCCACCGGAAAAACAACCATAAAC agttttACAAAGAATTGGCCTGGGTCcctgaggcacagaggaaacaCACAG CCAAGAAGGCGCCTGATGGCACTGTCATCCCCAACGGCTACTGTGACTTCTGCCTGGGTGGCTCCAAGAAGACGGGGTGTCCCGAGGACCTCATCTCCTGTGCCGACTGTGGGCGATCAG GACACCCCTCGTGTTTACAGTTCACGGTGAACATGACGGCAGCTGTGCGGACCTACCGCTGGCAGTGCATCGAGTGCaagtcctgcagcctgtgtggCACCTCGGAGAACGAC GGTGCCAGCTGGGCGGGTCTCACCTCCCAGGACCAGCTGCTGTTTTGTGACGACTGCGATCGGGGTTACCACATGTACTGCCTGAGTCCCCCCATGGCGGAGCCCCCGGAAG GGAGCTGGAGTTGTCACCTCTGTCTTCGGCACCTGAAAGAGAAGGCCTCTGCCTACATCACCCTCACCTAG
- the DPF1 gene encoding zinc finger protein neuro-d4 isoform X7, with the protein MEKTHRGPGLAPGQIYTYPARCWRKKRRLNILEDPRLRPCEYKIDCEAPLKKEGGLPEGPVLEALLCAETGEKKIELKEEETIMDCQKQQLLEFPHDLEVEDLEDDIPRRKNRAKGKAYGIGGLRKRQDTASLEDRDKPYVCDICGKRYKNRPGLSYHYTHTHLAEEEGEENAERHALPFHRKNNHKQFYKELAWVPEAQRKHTAKKAPDGTVIPNGYCDFCLGGSKKTGCPEDLISCADCGRSGHPSCLQFTVNMTAAVRTYRWQCIECKSCSLCGTSENDGASWAGLTSQDQLLFCDDCDRGYHMYCLSPPMAEPPEGSWSCHLCLRHLKEKASAYITLT; encoded by the exons ATGGAGAAGACCCACCGCGGCCCGG GTTTGGCCCCGGGACAGATTTACACGTACCCCGCCCGCTGTTGGAGAAAGAAACGGAGACTCAACATCCTGGAAGACCCCAGACTCCGGCCCTGCGAGTATAAGATTG ACTGTGAGGCGCCATTGAAGAAGGAGGGCGGCCTCCCAGAAGGGCCGGTCCTTGAGGCTCTACTGTGTGCTGAGACAGGGGAGAAGAAGATAGAGCTGAAGGAGGAGGAGACCATTATGGACTGCCAG AAACAGCAGCTGCTGGAGTTTCCACATGATCTTGAAGTGGAAGACTTGGAGGATGACATTCCCAGGAGGAAGAACAGGGCCAAAGGAAAG GCATATGGCATCGGGGGTCTCCGGAAACGCCAGGACACCGCTTCCCTGGAGGACCGAGACAAGCCGTATGTCTGTGATA TCTGTGGGAAACGGTATAAGAACCGGCCAGGGCTCAGCTACCACTACACCCACACCCACCTggctgaggaggagggggaggagaacgCCGAACGCCACGCCCTGCCCTTCCACCGGAAAAACAACCATAAAC agttttACAAAGAATTGGCCTGGGTCcctgaggcacagaggaaacaCACAG CCAAGAAGGCGCCTGATGGCACTGTCATCCCCAACGGCTACTGTGACTTCTGCCTGGGTGGCTCCAAGAAGACGGGGTGTCCCGAGGACCTCATCTCCTGTGCCGACTGTGGGCGATCAG GACACCCCTCGTGTTTACAGTTCACGGTGAACATGACGGCAGCTGTGCGGACCTACCGCTGGCAGTGCATCGAGTGCaagtcctgcagcctgtgtggCACCTCGGAGAACGAC GGTGCCAGCTGGGCGGGTCTCACCTCCCAGGACCAGCTGCTGTTTTGTGACGACTGCGATCGGGGTTACCACATGTACTGCCTGAGTCCCCCCATGGCGGAGCCCCCGGAAG GGAGCTGGAGTTGTCACCTCTGTCTTCGGCACCTGAAAGAGAAGGCCTCTGCCTACATCACCCTCACCTAG
- the DPF1 gene encoding zinc finger protein neuro-d4 isoform X8: MATAIQNPLKSLGEDFYREAIEHCRSYNARLCAERSLRLPFLDSQTGVAQNNCYIWMEKTHRGPGLAPGQIYTYPARCWRKKRRLNILEDPRLRPCEYKIDCEAPLKKEGGLPEGPVLEALLCAETGEKKIELKEEETIMDCQKQQLLEFPHDLEVEDLEDDIPRRKNRAKGKAYGIGGLRKRQDTASLEDRDKPYVCDICGKRYKNRPGLSYHYTHTHLAEEEGEENAERHALPFHRKNNHKPKKAPDGTVIPNGYCDFCLGGSKKTGCPEDLISCADCGRSGHPSCLQFTVNMTAAVRTYRWQCIECKSCSLCGTSENDDQLLFCDDCDRGYHMYCLSPPMAEPPEGSWSCHLCLRHLKEKASAYITLT, from the exons CCTAGGCGAGGACTTCTACCGAGAAGCCATCGAGCACTGCCGCAGCTACAACGCGCGCCTGTGCGCCGAGCGCAGCCTGCGCCTGCCGTTCCTCGACTCGCAGACCGGCGTGGCCCAGAACAACTGCTACATCTGGATGGAGAAGACCCACCGCGGCCCGG GTTTGGCCCCGGGACAGATTTACACGTACCCCGCCCGCTGTTGGAGAAAGAAACGGAGACTCAACATCCTGGAAGACCCCAGACTCCGGCCCTGCGAGTATAAGATTG ACTGTGAGGCGCCATTGAAGAAGGAGGGCGGCCTCCCAGAAGGGCCGGTCCTTGAGGCTCTACTGTGTGCTGAGACAGGGGAGAAGAAGATAGAGCTGAAGGAGGAGGAGACCATTATGGACTGCCAG AAACAGCAGCTGCTGGAGTTTCCACATGATCTTGAAGTGGAAGACTTGGAGGATGACATTCCCAGGAGGAAGAACAGGGCCAAAGGAAAG GCATATGGCATCGGGGGTCTCCGGAAACGCCAGGACACCGCTTCCCTGGAGGACCGAGACAAGCCGTATGTCTGTGATA TCTGTGGGAAACGGTATAAGAACCGGCCAGGGCTCAGCTACCACTACACCCACACCCACCTggctgaggaggagggggaggagaacgCCGAACGCCACGCCCTGCCCTTCCACCGGAAAAACAACCATAAAC CCAAGAAGGCGCCTGATGGCACTGTCATCCCCAACGGCTACTGTGACTTCTGCCTGGGTGGCTCCAAGAAGACGGGGTGTCCCGAGGACCTCATCTCCTGTGCCGACTGTGGGCGATCAG GACACCCCTCGTGTTTACAGTTCACGGTGAACATGACGGCAGCTGTGCGGACCTACCGCTGGCAGTGCATCGAGTGCaagtcctgcagcctgtgtggCACCTCGGAGAACGAC GACCAGCTGCTGTTTTGTGACGACTGCGATCGGGGTTACCACATGTACTGCCTGAGTCCCCCCATGGCGGAGCCCCCGGAAG GGAGCTGGAGTTGTCACCTCTGTCTTCGGCACCTGAAAGAGAAGGCCTCTGCCTACATCACCCTCACCTAG
- the DPF1 gene encoding zinc finger protein neuro-d4 isoform X4, translating into MGGLSARPSAGRTGPAGTCWGQDPGSKMATVIPGPLSLGEDFYREAIEHCRSYNARLCAERSLRLPFLDSQTGVAQNNCYIWMEKTHRGPGLAPGQIYTYPARCWRKKRRLNILEDPRLRPCEYKIDCEAPLKKEGGLPEGPVLEALLCAETGEKKIELKEEETIMDCQKQQLLEFPHDLEVEDLEDDIPRRKNRAKGKAYGIGGLRKRQDTASLEDRDKPYVCDICGKRYKNRPGLSYHYTHTHLAEEEGEENAERHALPFHRKNNHKQFYKELAWVPEAQRKHTAKKAPDGTVIPNGYCDFCLGGSKKTGCPEDLISCADCGRSGHPSCLQFTVNMTAAVRTYRWQCIECKSCSLCGTSENDDQLLFCDDCDRGYHMYCLSPPMAEPPEGSWSCHLCLRHLKEKASAYITLT; encoded by the exons ATGGGCGGCCTCAGCGCCCGCCCGAGCGCTGGGAGGACCGGCCCGGCGGGGACCTGCTGGGGGCAGGACCCTGGGAGCAAGATGGCCACGGTCATCCCCGGCCCCCTGAG CCTAGGCGAGGACTTCTACCGAGAAGCCATCGAGCACTGCCGCAGCTACAACGCGCGCCTGTGCGCCGAGCGCAGCCTGCGCCTGCCGTTCCTCGACTCGCAGACCGGCGTGGCCCAGAACAACTGCTACATCTGGATGGAGAAGACCCACCGCGGCCCGG GTTTGGCCCCGGGACAGATTTACACGTACCCCGCCCGCTGTTGGAGAAAGAAACGGAGACTCAACATCCTGGAAGACCCCAGACTCCGGCCCTGCGAGTATAAGATTG ACTGTGAGGCGCCATTGAAGAAGGAGGGCGGCCTCCCAGAAGGGCCGGTCCTTGAGGCTCTACTGTGTGCTGAGACAGGGGAGAAGAAGATAGAGCTGAAGGAGGAGGAGACCATTATGGACTGCCAG AAACAGCAGCTGCTGGAGTTTCCACATGATCTTGAAGTGGAAGACTTGGAGGATGACATTCCCAGGAGGAAGAACAGGGCCAAAGGAAAG GCATATGGCATCGGGGGTCTCCGGAAACGCCAGGACACCGCTTCCCTGGAGGACCGAGACAAGCCGTATGTCTGTGATA TCTGTGGGAAACGGTATAAGAACCGGCCAGGGCTCAGCTACCACTACACCCACACCCACCTggctgaggaggagggggaggagaacgCCGAACGCCACGCCCTGCCCTTCCACCGGAAAAACAACCATAAAC agttttACAAAGAATTGGCCTGGGTCcctgaggcacagaggaaacaCACAG CCAAGAAGGCGCCTGATGGCACTGTCATCCCCAACGGCTACTGTGACTTCTGCCTGGGTGGCTCCAAGAAGACGGGGTGTCCCGAGGACCTCATCTCCTGTGCCGACTGTGGGCGATCAG GACACCCCTCGTGTTTACAGTTCACGGTGAACATGACGGCAGCTGTGCGGACCTACCGCTGGCAGTGCATCGAGTGCaagtcctgcagcctgtgtggCACCTCGGAGAACGAC GACCAGCTGCTGTTTTGTGACGACTGCGATCGGGGTTACCACATGTACTGCCTGAGTCCCCCCATGGCGGAGCCCCCGGAAG GGAGCTGGAGTTGTCACCTCTGTCTTCGGCACCTGAAAGAGAAGGCCTCTGCCTACATCACCCTCACCTAG
- the DPF1 gene encoding zinc finger protein neuro-d4 isoform X1, translating to MEKTHRGPGLAPGQIYTYPARCWRKKRRLNILEDPRLRPCEYKIDCEAPLKKEGGLPEGPVLEALLCAETGEKKIELKEEETIMDCQKQQLLEFPHDLEVEDLEDDIPRRKNRAKGKAYGIGGLRKRQDTASLEDRDKPYVCDICGKRYKNRPGLSYHYTHTHLAEEEGEENAERHALPFHRKNNHKPKKAPDGTVIPNGYCDFCLGGSKKTGCPEDLISCADCGRSGHPSCLQFTVNMTAAVRTYRWQCIECKSCSLCGTSENDGASWAGLTSQDQLLFCDDCDRGYHMYCLSPPMAEPPEGSWSCHLCLRHLKEKASAYITLT from the exons ATGGAGAAGACCCACCGCGGCCCGG GTTTGGCCCCGGGACAGATTTACACGTACCCCGCCCGCTGTTGGAGAAAGAAACGGAGACTCAACATCCTGGAAGACCCCAGACTCCGGCCCTGCGAGTATAAGATTG ACTGTGAGGCGCCATTGAAGAAGGAGGGCGGCCTCCCAGAAGGGCCGGTCCTTGAGGCTCTACTGTGTGCTGAGACAGGGGAGAAGAAGATAGAGCTGAAGGAGGAGGAGACCATTATGGACTGCCAG AAACAGCAGCTGCTGGAGTTTCCACATGATCTTGAAGTGGAAGACTTGGAGGATGACATTCCCAGGAGGAAGAACAGGGCCAAAGGAAAG GCATATGGCATCGGGGGTCTCCGGAAACGCCAGGACACCGCTTCCCTGGAGGACCGAGACAAGCCGTATGTCTGTGATA TCTGTGGGAAACGGTATAAGAACCGGCCAGGGCTCAGCTACCACTACACCCACACCCACCTggctgaggaggagggggaggagaacgCCGAACGCCACGCCCTGCCCTTCCACCGGAAAAACAACCATAAAC CCAAGAAGGCGCCTGATGGCACTGTCATCCCCAACGGCTACTGTGACTTCTGCCTGGGTGGCTCCAAGAAGACGGGGTGTCCCGAGGACCTCATCTCCTGTGCCGACTGTGGGCGATCAG GACACCCCTCGTGTTTACAGTTCACGGTGAACATGACGGCAGCTGTGCGGACCTACCGCTGGCAGTGCATCGAGTGCaagtcctgcagcctgtgtggCACCTCGGAGAACGAC GGTGCCAGCTGGGCGGGTCTCACCTCCCAGGACCAGCTGCTGTTTTGTGACGACTGCGATCGGGGTTACCACATGTACTGCCTGAGTCCCCCCATGGCGGAGCCCCCGGAAG GGAGCTGGAGTTGTCACCTCTGTCTTCGGCACCTGAAAGAGAAGGCCTCTGCCTACATCACCCTCACCTAG
- the DPF1 gene encoding zinc finger protein neuro-d4 isoform X6 yields MATAIQNPLKSLGEDFYREAIEHCRSYNARLCAERSLRLPFLDSQTGVAQNNCYIWMEKTHRGPGLAPGQIYTYPARCWRKKRRLNILEDPRLRPCEYKIDCEAPLKKEGGLPEGPVLEALLCAETGEKKIELKEEETIMDCQKQQLLEFPHDLEVEDLEDDIPRRKNRAKGKAYGIGGLRKRQDTASLEDRDKPYVCDICGKRYKNRPGLSYHYTHTHLAEEEGEENAERHALPFHRKNNHKQFYKELAWVPEAQRKHTAKKAPDGTVIPNGYCDFCLGGSKKTGCPEDLISCADCGRSGHPSCLQFTVNMTAAVRTYRWQCIECKSCSLCGTSENDDQLLFCDDCDRGYHMYCLSPPMAEPPEGSWSCHLCLRHLKEKASAYITLT; encoded by the exons CCTAGGCGAGGACTTCTACCGAGAAGCCATCGAGCACTGCCGCAGCTACAACGCGCGCCTGTGCGCCGAGCGCAGCCTGCGCCTGCCGTTCCTCGACTCGCAGACCGGCGTGGCCCAGAACAACTGCTACATCTGGATGGAGAAGACCCACCGCGGCCCGG GTTTGGCCCCGGGACAGATTTACACGTACCCCGCCCGCTGTTGGAGAAAGAAACGGAGACTCAACATCCTGGAAGACCCCAGACTCCGGCCCTGCGAGTATAAGATTG ACTGTGAGGCGCCATTGAAGAAGGAGGGCGGCCTCCCAGAAGGGCCGGTCCTTGAGGCTCTACTGTGTGCTGAGACAGGGGAGAAGAAGATAGAGCTGAAGGAGGAGGAGACCATTATGGACTGCCAG AAACAGCAGCTGCTGGAGTTTCCACATGATCTTGAAGTGGAAGACTTGGAGGATGACATTCCCAGGAGGAAGAACAGGGCCAAAGGAAAG GCATATGGCATCGGGGGTCTCCGGAAACGCCAGGACACCGCTTCCCTGGAGGACCGAGACAAGCCGTATGTCTGTGATA TCTGTGGGAAACGGTATAAGAACCGGCCAGGGCTCAGCTACCACTACACCCACACCCACCTggctgaggaggagggggaggagaacgCCGAACGCCACGCCCTGCCCTTCCACCGGAAAAACAACCATAAAC agttttACAAAGAATTGGCCTGGGTCcctgaggcacagaggaaacaCACAG CCAAGAAGGCGCCTGATGGCACTGTCATCCCCAACGGCTACTGTGACTTCTGCCTGGGTGGCTCCAAGAAGACGGGGTGTCCCGAGGACCTCATCTCCTGTGCCGACTGTGGGCGATCAG GACACCCCTCGTGTTTACAGTTCACGGTGAACATGACGGCAGCTGTGCGGACCTACCGCTGGCAGTGCATCGAGTGCaagtcctgcagcctgtgtggCACCTCGGAGAACGAC GACCAGCTGCTGTTTTGTGACGACTGCGATCGGGGTTACCACATGTACTGCCTGAGTCCCCCCATGGCGGAGCCCCCGGAAG GGAGCTGGAGTTGTCACCTCTGTCTTCGGCACCTGAAAGAGAAGGCCTCTGCCTACATCACCCTCACCTAG
- the DPF1 gene encoding zinc finger protein neuro-d4 isoform X2 produces the protein MGPGVFLSVSILCVSTPWLKACLSPGWGLLGPGATTAGESLGEDFYREAIEHCRSYNARLCAERSLRLPFLDSQTGVAQNNCYIWMEKTHRGPGLAPGQIYTYPARCWRKKRRLNILEDPRLRPCEYKIDCEAPLKKEGGLPEGPVLEALLCAETGEKKIELKEEETIMDCQKQQLLEFPHDLEVEDLEDDIPRRKNRAKGKAYGIGGLRKRQDTASLEDRDKPYVCDICGKRYKNRPGLSYHYTHTHLAEEEGEENAERHALPFHRKNNHKQFYKELAWVPEAQRKHTAKKAPDGTVIPNGYCDFCLGGSKKTGCPEDLISCADCGRSGHPSCLQFTVNMTAAVRTYRWQCIECKSCSLCGTSENDGASWAGLTSQDQLLFCDDCDRGYHMYCLSPPMAEPPEGSWSCHLCLRHLKEKASAYITLT, from the exons ATGGGTCCCGGTGTATTTTTATCTGTTTCTATACTGTGTGTATCCACTCCTTGGCTCAAGGCCTGCTTGAGTCCGGGTTGGGGGCTCCTGGGTCCAGGAGCGACGACAGCGGGGGAGAG CCTAGGCGAGGACTTCTACCGAGAAGCCATCGAGCACTGCCGCAGCTACAACGCGCGCCTGTGCGCCGAGCGCAGCCTGCGCCTGCCGTTCCTCGACTCGCAGACCGGCGTGGCCCAGAACAACTGCTACATCTGGATGGAGAAGACCCACCGCGGCCCGG GTTTGGCCCCGGGACAGATTTACACGTACCCCGCCCGCTGTTGGAGAAAGAAACGGAGACTCAACATCCTGGAAGACCCCAGACTCCGGCCCTGCGAGTATAAGATTG ACTGTGAGGCGCCATTGAAGAAGGAGGGCGGCCTCCCAGAAGGGCCGGTCCTTGAGGCTCTACTGTGTGCTGAGACAGGGGAGAAGAAGATAGAGCTGAAGGAGGAGGAGACCATTATGGACTGCCAG AAACAGCAGCTGCTGGAGTTTCCACATGATCTTGAAGTGGAAGACTTGGAGGATGACATTCCCAGGAGGAAGAACAGGGCCAAAGGAAAG GCATATGGCATCGGGGGTCTCCGGAAACGCCAGGACACCGCTTCCCTGGAGGACCGAGACAAGCCGTATGTCTGTGATA TCTGTGGGAAACGGTATAAGAACCGGCCAGGGCTCAGCTACCACTACACCCACACCCACCTggctgaggaggagggggaggagaacgCCGAACGCCACGCCCTGCCCTTCCACCGGAAAAACAACCATAAAC agttttACAAAGAATTGGCCTGGGTCcctgaggcacagaggaaacaCACAG CCAAGAAGGCGCCTGATGGCACTGTCATCCCCAACGGCTACTGTGACTTCTGCCTGGGTGGCTCCAAGAAGACGGGGTGTCCCGAGGACCTCATCTCCTGTGCCGACTGTGGGCGATCAG GACACCCCTCGTGTTTACAGTTCACGGTGAACATGACGGCAGCTGTGCGGACCTACCGCTGGCAGTGCATCGAGTGCaagtcctgcagcctgtgtggCACCTCGGAGAACGAC GGTGCCAGCTGGGCGGGTCTCACCTCCCAGGACCAGCTGCTGTTTTGTGACGACTGCGATCGGGGTTACCACATGTACTGCCTGAGTCCCCCCATGGCGGAGCCCCCGGAAG GGAGCTGGAGTTGTCACCTCTGTCTTCGGCACCTGAAAGAGAAGGCCTCTGCCTACATCACCCTCACCTAG